One stretch of Ananas comosus cultivar F153 linkage group 6, ASM154086v1, whole genome shotgun sequence DNA includes these proteins:
- the LOC109712181 gene encoding uncharacterized protein LOC109712181, with protein sequence MEEAFGSDPDYQASSPEEAEEPIARLDKGKGIAGESSRGGGSRARETWSKHAADVPPERRRMFMSKFCIAERYVNFNHLIHDVPDFGRLLQRVPIEPVGRVPARAPFYVELIREFYMNGKVLAEDEETGTFLFETFVHQQKVVVTQYTIGELLGMNVDTTGLLYTSGGFQSSSHWDTVVAAICKAGVQTNRAYVESKDLRPEYHLLSLVLSYNVQPTIGTKRIRWDRLLLLHLLGHPEQAYGLNINIPFLM encoded by the coding sequence ATGGAAGAAGCGTTCGgatctgatccggattatcaggcaAGCTCCCCGGAAGAGgctgaagaacctattgctcgtCTTGACAAGGGCAAAGGTATAGCTGGCGAATCCTCGCGTGGCGGTGGTTCTCGTGCAAGAGAAACTTGGTCGAAGCATGCCGCGGATGTTCCCCCAGAGCGACGGAGGATGTTCATGAGCAAGTTTTGTATTGCAGAGCGTTATGTCAACTTCAATCATCTTATACATGACGTTCCTGACTTTGGGCGGTTACTTCAGCGGGTTCCTATTGAGCCAGTTGGTAGGGTTCCTGCTCGAGCTCCTTTTTatgtggaactcattcgtgagttctatatgaatgggAAGGTACTTGCAGAAGATGAGGAGACCGGGACTTTTCTATTTGAGACATTCGTGCATCAGCAGAAGGTTGTCGTTACCCAatatactattggagagcttttgGGGATGAATGTGGACACTACGGGTCTTCTTTATACATCAGGAGGATTTCAATCATCATCTCACTGGGATACAGTTGTAGCAGCTATCTGCAAAGCTGGAGTGCAGACTAATCGTGCTTATGTAGAGTCCAAGGATTTGCGACCAGAGTATCATCTACTGTCCTTGGTCTTGAGCTACAATGTGCAACCAACGATTGGAACAAAaaggattcgttgggatcgtttGCTTTTACTGCATCTACTTGGTCACCCGGAGCAAGCATAtggattgaacatcaacattccatttctgatGTAG